A section of the Veillonella criceti genome encodes:
- the trmFO gene encoding methylenetetrahydrofolate--tRNA-(uracil(54)-C(5))-methyltransferase (FADH(2)-oxidizing) TrmFO, which produces MTTSKVTIIGAGLAGSEAAWQLAKRNIPVTLYEMRPQRTSPAHHTEQFAELVCSNSLRAGNIENAVGLLKEEMRQLDSIIMACADATAVPAGGALAVDRHLFSQMVTERLTAHPLITVVREEVTELPTEGIVIVAAGPLMSEALAEQVKAKTGTGDFYFYDAAAPIVTAESLNYDKVFAASRYDKGDADYLNCPMTEDEYKAFWDALTTAEVAELKEFEKEQYFEGCMPVEIMASRGIDTLRYGPLKPVGLVDKRTGTESYAVVQLRKENKEATMFNLVGFQTHLKWGEQKRVFSMIPGLENAEFVRYGVMHRNTYINSPTLLNEFFQLKADSRLFFAGQMTGVEGYLESAASGLMAGIQVSQLLAEKDFISFPRTTALGGLSHYISEYEGSDFQPMNINFGIMEPWPTKVRKKKEKNGLIAQRALETLATLKEEYLG; this is translated from the coding sequence GTGACTACATCGAAAGTTACGATTATTGGTGCAGGTTTAGCGGGCTCCGAAGCAGCTTGGCAATTAGCTAAACGCAACATTCCTGTAACCTTATATGAAATGCGGCCACAACGGACTTCGCCAGCACATCATACAGAGCAATTTGCAGAACTCGTTTGTAGTAATTCGTTACGGGCTGGTAATATTGAAAATGCAGTGGGCCTTTTAAAAGAAGAAATGCGCCAGCTTGATTCTATTATTATGGCTTGTGCTGATGCAACGGCAGTACCAGCTGGTGGTGCTTTAGCCGTAGACCGCCATTTATTTAGTCAAATGGTGACTGAACGTTTAACAGCGCATCCACTGATTACAGTCGTGCGCGAGGAAGTAACGGAATTACCTACCGAAGGTATTGTTATTGTGGCAGCAGGACCATTGATGTCAGAGGCCTTGGCAGAACAAGTAAAAGCTAAGACTGGCACAGGTGATTTTTACTTCTATGATGCGGCAGCTCCTATCGTCACGGCAGAGTCATTAAACTATGATAAAGTATTTGCAGCATCCCGCTATGATAAAGGTGATGCGGATTATTTAAATTGTCCTATGACAGAAGACGAATATAAAGCATTTTGGGATGCTTTAACAACGGCTGAAGTGGCAGAGCTAAAAGAATTTGAAAAAGAACAATATTTTGAAGGTTGTATGCCTGTAGAAATTATGGCTTCTCGTGGCATTGATACCTTGCGCTATGGTCCTTTAAAACCAGTTGGCTTAGTTGATAAGCGTACGGGCACAGAGTCCTATGCCGTTGTGCAGCTTCGCAAAGAAAATAAAGAAGCGACTATGTTTAACTTGGTAGGATTTCAAACTCATCTAAAATGGGGTGAACAAAAACGAGTATTTTCTATGATTCCTGGTCTAGAAAATGCGGAATTTGTTCGCTATGGTGTTATGCATCGTAACACATACATTAATTCGCCAACTTTGTTAAATGAATTTTTCCAGTTAAAAGCAGATAGTCGTTTATTCTTTGCTGGGCAAATGACAGGCGTAGAAGGCTATTTGGAATCAGCTGCTTCTGGCCTTATGGCAGGAATTCAAGTCAGTCAATTATTAGCGGAAAAAGATTTTATTAGCTTCCCAAGGACGACCGCTTTAGGTGGGCTAAGTCATTATATTAGTGAATATGAAGGCTCTGATTTCCAACCAATGAATATTAATTTTGGTATAATGGAACCATGGCCTACTAAGGTTCGTAAGAAGAAAGAAAAGAATGGTCTTATTGCACAACGTGCATTAGAGACGTTAGCAACACTTAAGGAGGAATATTTAGGATGA
- the topA gene encoding type I DNA topoisomerase, with protein MSIKRSIVIGEKDDTKGATKKEERRLEGKVAVSAKGKTKPVMQAVGDLAKTLPPRTFNPDGKTLVIVESPAKSKTIEKFLGPDYVVKASMGHLRDLPKSQLGIDIENGFVPRYANLMTRKKLIEELQAEADESKAILLATDPDREGEAISWHLAYILNVDEASKCRITFNEITKHAVAEAISAPRTIDKNMVDAQQARRMLDRIVGYKLSPLLWKKICKGLSAGRVQSVAVRLICEREREIQAFVPEEYWSVEGQYETANKEIFTAELTHKGQEKISIPNEAMAMAIQADLAKQTAEVMSVDRRKRSRKAPAPFTTSTLQQEGVRKLNFGAKRTMMIAQHLYEGLEIGGYGHVGLITYMRTDSTRIAQEMQSAAKEYIINHFGKEYYPAKPNVFGTKESSQDAHEAIRPTSLELPPKMVEPFLSRDELKLYTLIWNRFMASQMTPQQSEIVTAQLACGEYTLRASGSKVIFKGFTEVYEDTKKEGEEPKLIPSMEAGQVVTNTAIDPQQHFTQPPARYSEASLIKTLEEQGIGRPSTYAPIIDTIMTRNYVEKQDKQFIPTELGFVVVDFLIAHFEKFINVDFTVHLEKDLDEIASGEETYQDVLNEFYSVFAKELEEANEVERVKIADEESDEVCDLCGSPMVYKFGRFGRFLACSNFPECKNTKPITVSTGVTCPKCQEGTIVERKSKRGRVFYGCDRYPACDFTLWNKPINETCETCGSIMTEKTYKNGTTKKFCSNENCPTQPKKRTRKKKVEDNEDNKEA; from the coding sequence TTGTCCATTAAACGTTCCATTGTAATAGGTGAAAAAGATGATACTAAAGGAGCAACTAAGAAGGAAGAACGTCGCTTAGAAGGTAAAGTGGCTGTGTCCGCTAAAGGAAAAACTAAACCTGTTATGCAGGCTGTTGGGGACTTAGCGAAAACATTACCGCCACGCACGTTTAATCCTGATGGTAAAACTTTAGTGATTGTGGAATCACCAGCAAAATCAAAAACAATTGAGAAATTTTTAGGCCCTGATTATGTAGTAAAAGCAAGTATGGGGCATTTACGAGATTTACCGAAGAGTCAGCTAGGCATTGATATAGAAAATGGATTTGTACCACGATATGCTAATTTAATGACTCGTAAAAAATTAATAGAAGAATTACAAGCTGAAGCCGATGAATCAAAAGCTATTTTACTGGCGACTGACCCGGATAGAGAAGGGGAAGCCATTTCTTGGCATTTAGCATATATTTTAAATGTAGATGAAGCGTCTAAATGCCGGATTACGTTTAATGAAATAACAAAGCATGCTGTAGCAGAGGCGATTTCGGCACCGCGTACGATTGATAAAAATATGGTTGATGCACAACAAGCTCGGCGCATGCTCGACCGCATTGTTGGGTATAAATTAAGTCCTTTACTTTGGAAAAAAATCTGTAAGGGACTTAGTGCTGGACGTGTGCAATCAGTAGCAGTGCGTCTTATTTGTGAAAGAGAGCGAGAAATTCAGGCCTTTGTTCCTGAAGAATATTGGTCTGTTGAAGGTCAGTATGAAACGGCGAACAAGGAAATTTTTACAGCGGAATTGACACATAAAGGGCAAGAAAAGATCAGTATACCTAATGAAGCTATGGCTATGGCGATTCAGGCTGATCTAGCCAAGCAAACTGCTGAGGTTATGAGTGTTGATCGTCGCAAACGGTCACGAAAAGCACCAGCTCCATTTACTACGTCTACGTTACAACAAGAAGGGGTTCGTAAACTTAATTTTGGGGCTAAACGGACTATGATGATTGCTCAACATTTATATGAAGGTCTTGAAATTGGTGGTTATGGTCATGTAGGTTTGATTACGTATATGCGTACAGATTCGACGCGTATTGCTCAAGAAATGCAAAGTGCAGCTAAGGAGTATATTATTAATCATTTTGGCAAGGAGTATTATCCAGCTAAACCTAATGTGTTTGGTACTAAAGAAAGCAGTCAAGATGCGCATGAGGCTATTCGTCCGACTAGTTTAGAACTTCCTCCTAAAATGGTTGAACCATTTTTGAGTCGAGATGAGTTAAAGTTATATACTTTAATTTGGAATCGCTTTATGGCAAGTCAAATGACACCTCAACAGTCAGAGATTGTGACGGCTCAATTAGCTTGTGGTGAATATACATTGCGTGCTTCTGGGAGCAAGGTAATCTTTAAAGGATTTACTGAAGTCTATGAAGACACGAAAAAAGAAGGGGAAGAACCTAAGTTAATTCCAAGTATGGAAGCAGGGCAAGTGGTGACCAATACGGCCATTGATCCACAACAGCATTTTACACAACCGCCAGCTCGTTATTCAGAAGCTAGTTTGATTAAAACCTTAGAAGAACAAGGTATTGGGCGTCCAAGTACTTATGCCCCTATCATTGATACCATTATGACGCGCAATTATGTAGAGAAGCAAGATAAACAATTTATACCGACAGAACTTGGCTTTGTCGTAGTTGATTTTTTAATCGCTCATTTTGAAAAATTTATCAATGTAGATTTTACCGTTCATTTAGAAAAAGATTTAGATGAAATTGCGAGCGGTGAAGAAACGTATCAAGATGTATTGAATGAATTTTATTCAGTATTTGCTAAAGAATTAGAGGAAGCGAATGAAGTAGAGCGTGTAAAGATTGCTGATGAAGAGAGCGATGAAGTGTGCGATCTTTGTGGCAGCCCTATGGTTTATAAATTTGGTCGTTTTGGACGTTTCTTAGCTTGTTCTAATTTTCCCGAATGTAAAAATACAAAACCGATTACTGTAAGTACGGGGGTCACTTGTCCTAAATGTCAGGAAGGGACTATTGTAGAACGTAAATCTAAACGAGGCCGTGTATTTTACGGCTGTGATCGTTATCCCGCTTGTGATTTTACCCTTTGGAATAAACCAATTAATGAAACTTGTGAAACTTGTGGTAGTATTATGACAGAAAAAACGTATAAAAATGGAACGACTAAAAAATTCTGTTCCAATGAAAACTGTCCAACTCAACCTAAAAAACGGACTCGCAAGAAAAAAGTTGAAGATAATGAAGATAATAAAGAAGCATAG